A genomic region of Tamandua tetradactyla isolate mTamTet1 chromosome 2, mTamTet1.pri, whole genome shotgun sequence contains the following coding sequences:
- the MYORG gene encoding myogenesis-regulating glycosidase isoform X1 — protein sequence MTPEDQVRWAWWGGPTAHSLLSWGLMSQESQETSQAYPRRRPGSHAGHKSPEASVAAAMYTFLPDNFSPAKPKPSKELKPLLCSTVLGLLLVLAAVVAWCYYSASLRKAERLRAELLDLNRGGFSIRNQKGEQVFRLAFRSGELDLDSCSRDGALLGCSRTAQGRPLHFFIQTVRPKDTVMCYRVRWEEAVPGGAVEHAMFLGDSTAHWYGGAEMKTQHWPIRLDGQQEPQPFVTSDVYSSNAAFGGILERYWLSSRAAAIKVNDSVPFHLGWNSTERSLRLQARYHNTPYKPPIGRTAAPELSYRVCVGSDVTSIHKYMVRRYFNKPSRVPAPEAFRDPIWSTWALYGRAVDQDKVLRFAQQIRQHRFNSSHLEIDDMYTPAYGDFDFDEAKFPNASEMFRHLHDAGFRVTLWVHPFVNYNSSRFGEGVERELFVREPTGRLPALVRWWNGIGAVLDFTRPEARDWFQGHLRRLRSHYSVASFKFDAGEVSYLPQDFSTFKPLPDPSVWSRRYTEMALPFFSLAEVRVGYQSQNISCFFRLVDRDSVWGYDLGLRSLIPAVLTVSMLGYPFILPDMVGGNGVPGRMAGSGDEPERELYVRWLEVAAFMPAMQFSVPPWRYDAEVVAIAHKFAALRASLVAPLLLELAGEVTDTGDPIVRPLWWIAPEDETAHRIDSQFLIGDTLLVAPVLEQGKQERDVYLPAGKWRSYKGELFDKTPVLLTDYPVDLDEVAYFTWAS from the coding sequence ACTCCAGAAGACCAGGTCAGATGGGCTTGGTGGGGTGGCCCCACTGCCCATTCCCTCCTTAGCTGGGGGCTGATGTCCCAAGAGTCTCAGGAGACGAGCCAGGCCTACCCCCGCCGCCGCCCTGGTAGTCACGCAGGCCATAAAAGCCCTGAGGCCTCTGTGGCAGCTGCCATGTACACCTTCCTGCCTGACAATTTTTCACCCGCCAAGCCTAAGCCCTCCAAAGAGCTGAAGCCGCTGCTGTGCTCGACGGTGCTGGGGCTGCTGCTAGTGCTCGCTGCAGTCGTGGCCTGGTGCTACTACAGCGCCTCTCTCCGCAAAGCTGAACGCTTGCGGGCCGAGCTGCTGGACCTCAACCGTGGCGGTTTCTCCATCCGCAACCAGAAGGGCGAGCAGGTCTTCCGCCTGGCCTTCCGCTCGGGAGAGCTTGACCTTGACTCCTGCAGCCGCGATGGCGCCCTCCTCGGCTGCTCACGTACGGCCCAAGGGCGCCCGCTGCACTTCTTCATCCAGACTGTGCGGCCCAAGGACACGGTCATGTGCTACCGCGTGCGTTGGGAAGAGGCGGTGCCAGGGGGCGCGGTGGAGCACGCCATGTTCCTGGGCGACTCGACGGCGCATTGGTACGGTGGCGCTGAAATGAAGACGCAGCACTGGCCCATCCGCTTGGATGGCCAGCAGGAGCCACAGCCCTTTGTCACCAGCGATGTCTACTCCTCCAACGCCGCCTTCGGGGGCATCCTTGAGCGCTACTGGCTGTCGTCACGCGCGGCCGCCATCAAGGTCAACGACTCAGTGCCCTTCCACCTGGGCTGGAACAGCACAGAGCGCTCGCTGAGACTGCAAGCACGCTACCACAACACACCCTACAAGCCGCCCATAGGGCGCACCGCAGCGCCTGAGCTCAGCTATCGGGTGTGTGTTGGCTCGGACGTCACTTCCATCCACAAGTACATGGTGCGTCGCTACTTCAACAAGCCGTCGAGGGTGCCGGCACCTGAGGCCTTCCGGGACCCCATTTGGTCCACGTGGGCACTGTACGGGCGCGCTGTAGACCAGGACAAGGTGCTGCGTTTCGCCCAGCAGATCCGCCAGCACCGCTTCAACAGCAGCCACCTGGAAATCGACGACATGTACACGCCGGCCTATGGAGACTTCGACTTCGACGAGGCCAAGTTCCCAAACGCCAGCGAGATGTTCCGCCACCTGCACGATGCCGGCTTCCGGGTCACGCTCTGGGTGCACCCGTTCGTCAACTACAACTCATCGCGCTTCGGCGAGGGCGTGGAGCGCGAACTGTTTGTGCGCGAGCCCACCGGCCGGCTGCCCGCGCTGGTGCGCTGGTGGAACGGCATCGGTGCGGTGCTCGACTTCACGCGTCCCGAGGCCCGCGACTGGTTCCAGGGGCACTTGCGGCGGCTGCGCTCGCACTACTCCGTGGCCTCTTTCAAGTTCGATGCGGGCGAGGTCAGCTACCTGCCGCAAGACTTCAGCACATTCAAGCCTTTGCCGGACCCTAGCGTGTGGAGCCGTCGCTACACCGAGATGGCACTGCCCTTCTTCTCGCTTGCTGAGGTCCGCGTGGGCTACCAGTCGCAGAACATCTCGTGCTTCTTCCGCCTGGTGGACCGCGACTCCGTGTGGGGTTACGACCTGGGGCTGCGCTCACTCATCCCGGCGGTCCTCACCGTCAGCATGCTGGGCTACCCATTCATCCTGCCAGACATGGTAGGCGGCAACGGGGTGCCCGGGCGCATGGCGGGCAGCGGCGATGAGCCGGAGCGCGAGCTCTACGTGCGCTGGCTGGAGGTGGCCGCCTTCATGCCCGCCATGCAGTTTTCTGTGCCGCCCTGGCGCTACGACGCCGAAGTGGTTGCCATCGCGCACAAGTTCGCAGCACTGCGGGCCTCGCTGGTGGCGCCGCTGTTGCTTGAACTAGCCGGGGAAGTCACCGACACGGGCGACCCCATCGTGCGCCCTCTCTGGTGGATTGCGCCCGAGGACGAAACGGCGCATCGCATCGACTCCCAGTTCCTTATCGGGGACACGCTGCTGGTGGCGCCTGTGCTGGAGCAGGGCAAGCAGGAGCGCGACGTCTACCTGCCCGCCGGCAAGTGGCGCAGCTACAAGGGCGAGCTGTTCGACAAAACGCCAGTGCTGCTTACCGACTACCCCGTTGACCTGGACGAGGTTGCCTACTTCACCTGGGCTTCCTGA
- the MYORG gene encoding myogenesis-regulating glycosidase isoform X2, with product MSQESQETSQAYPRRRPGSHAGHKSPEASVAAAMYTFLPDNFSPAKPKPSKELKPLLCSTVLGLLLVLAAVVAWCYYSASLRKAERLRAELLDLNRGGFSIRNQKGEQVFRLAFRSGELDLDSCSRDGALLGCSRTAQGRPLHFFIQTVRPKDTVMCYRVRWEEAVPGGAVEHAMFLGDSTAHWYGGAEMKTQHWPIRLDGQQEPQPFVTSDVYSSNAAFGGILERYWLSSRAAAIKVNDSVPFHLGWNSTERSLRLQARYHNTPYKPPIGRTAAPELSYRVCVGSDVTSIHKYMVRRYFNKPSRVPAPEAFRDPIWSTWALYGRAVDQDKVLRFAQQIRQHRFNSSHLEIDDMYTPAYGDFDFDEAKFPNASEMFRHLHDAGFRVTLWVHPFVNYNSSRFGEGVERELFVREPTGRLPALVRWWNGIGAVLDFTRPEARDWFQGHLRRLRSHYSVASFKFDAGEVSYLPQDFSTFKPLPDPSVWSRRYTEMALPFFSLAEVRVGYQSQNISCFFRLVDRDSVWGYDLGLRSLIPAVLTVSMLGYPFILPDMVGGNGVPGRMAGSGDEPERELYVRWLEVAAFMPAMQFSVPPWRYDAEVVAIAHKFAALRASLVAPLLLELAGEVTDTGDPIVRPLWWIAPEDETAHRIDSQFLIGDTLLVAPVLEQGKQERDVYLPAGKWRSYKGELFDKTPVLLTDYPVDLDEVAYFTWAS from the coding sequence ATGTCCCAAGAGTCTCAGGAGACGAGCCAGGCCTACCCCCGCCGCCGCCCTGGTAGTCACGCAGGCCATAAAAGCCCTGAGGCCTCTGTGGCAGCTGCCATGTACACCTTCCTGCCTGACAATTTTTCACCCGCCAAGCCTAAGCCCTCCAAAGAGCTGAAGCCGCTGCTGTGCTCGACGGTGCTGGGGCTGCTGCTAGTGCTCGCTGCAGTCGTGGCCTGGTGCTACTACAGCGCCTCTCTCCGCAAAGCTGAACGCTTGCGGGCCGAGCTGCTGGACCTCAACCGTGGCGGTTTCTCCATCCGCAACCAGAAGGGCGAGCAGGTCTTCCGCCTGGCCTTCCGCTCGGGAGAGCTTGACCTTGACTCCTGCAGCCGCGATGGCGCCCTCCTCGGCTGCTCACGTACGGCCCAAGGGCGCCCGCTGCACTTCTTCATCCAGACTGTGCGGCCCAAGGACACGGTCATGTGCTACCGCGTGCGTTGGGAAGAGGCGGTGCCAGGGGGCGCGGTGGAGCACGCCATGTTCCTGGGCGACTCGACGGCGCATTGGTACGGTGGCGCTGAAATGAAGACGCAGCACTGGCCCATCCGCTTGGATGGCCAGCAGGAGCCACAGCCCTTTGTCACCAGCGATGTCTACTCCTCCAACGCCGCCTTCGGGGGCATCCTTGAGCGCTACTGGCTGTCGTCACGCGCGGCCGCCATCAAGGTCAACGACTCAGTGCCCTTCCACCTGGGCTGGAACAGCACAGAGCGCTCGCTGAGACTGCAAGCACGCTACCACAACACACCCTACAAGCCGCCCATAGGGCGCACCGCAGCGCCTGAGCTCAGCTATCGGGTGTGTGTTGGCTCGGACGTCACTTCCATCCACAAGTACATGGTGCGTCGCTACTTCAACAAGCCGTCGAGGGTGCCGGCACCTGAGGCCTTCCGGGACCCCATTTGGTCCACGTGGGCACTGTACGGGCGCGCTGTAGACCAGGACAAGGTGCTGCGTTTCGCCCAGCAGATCCGCCAGCACCGCTTCAACAGCAGCCACCTGGAAATCGACGACATGTACACGCCGGCCTATGGAGACTTCGACTTCGACGAGGCCAAGTTCCCAAACGCCAGCGAGATGTTCCGCCACCTGCACGATGCCGGCTTCCGGGTCACGCTCTGGGTGCACCCGTTCGTCAACTACAACTCATCGCGCTTCGGCGAGGGCGTGGAGCGCGAACTGTTTGTGCGCGAGCCCACCGGCCGGCTGCCCGCGCTGGTGCGCTGGTGGAACGGCATCGGTGCGGTGCTCGACTTCACGCGTCCCGAGGCCCGCGACTGGTTCCAGGGGCACTTGCGGCGGCTGCGCTCGCACTACTCCGTGGCCTCTTTCAAGTTCGATGCGGGCGAGGTCAGCTACCTGCCGCAAGACTTCAGCACATTCAAGCCTTTGCCGGACCCTAGCGTGTGGAGCCGTCGCTACACCGAGATGGCACTGCCCTTCTTCTCGCTTGCTGAGGTCCGCGTGGGCTACCAGTCGCAGAACATCTCGTGCTTCTTCCGCCTGGTGGACCGCGACTCCGTGTGGGGTTACGACCTGGGGCTGCGCTCACTCATCCCGGCGGTCCTCACCGTCAGCATGCTGGGCTACCCATTCATCCTGCCAGACATGGTAGGCGGCAACGGGGTGCCCGGGCGCATGGCGGGCAGCGGCGATGAGCCGGAGCGCGAGCTCTACGTGCGCTGGCTGGAGGTGGCCGCCTTCATGCCCGCCATGCAGTTTTCTGTGCCGCCCTGGCGCTACGACGCCGAAGTGGTTGCCATCGCGCACAAGTTCGCAGCACTGCGGGCCTCGCTGGTGGCGCCGCTGTTGCTTGAACTAGCCGGGGAAGTCACCGACACGGGCGACCCCATCGTGCGCCCTCTCTGGTGGATTGCGCCCGAGGACGAAACGGCGCATCGCATCGACTCCCAGTTCCTTATCGGGGACACGCTGCTGGTGGCGCCTGTGCTGGAGCAGGGCAAGCAGGAGCGCGACGTCTACCTGCCCGCCGGCAAGTGGCGCAGCTACAAGGGCGAGCTGTTCGACAAAACGCCAGTGCTGCTTACCGACTACCCCGTTGACCTGGACGAGGTTGCCTACTTCACCTGGGCTTCCTGA